The following are from one region of the Pantoea cypripedii genome:
- a CDS encoding isocitrate lyase/PEP mutase family protein, giving the protein MNFAELHNQNNPLLIANVWDAVSAVAAQKAGYQALGTSSAAIAATLGYEDGQSMPFDELLYMVTRIRAVSDLPLSVDMEAGYGDSAEEITANLKRLAQIGVSGVNLEDSRVIKQVRQLDDASEFSATLKSVCNALKSEGYGLFLNVRTDTYLLTHERALQETLLRGQLYKAAGADGLFVPCLTSEIDISIIAEAIDLPLNVMCMPDLPSFGRLKLAGVSRISMGNFVHSALQSKLTDLMSAIRSHQTFEGLFVDESGK; this is encoded by the coding sequence ATGAACTTTGCAGAACTCCACAACCAAAATAATCCTCTACTTATCGCTAACGTATGGGATGCCGTCAGTGCTGTCGCAGCGCAAAAAGCCGGTTATCAGGCTCTGGGAACGTCCAGCGCAGCAATAGCTGCCACATTAGGATATGAAGACGGTCAGAGCATGCCGTTTGATGAATTACTTTATATGGTTACCCGTATCCGGGCGGTCAGTGACCTGCCATTGAGCGTTGATATGGAAGCAGGATATGGTGATTCAGCTGAGGAGATAACAGCCAATCTCAAACGCCTTGCTCAGATAGGCGTATCCGGCGTAAACCTTGAAGACAGTAGAGTCATTAAGCAAGTTCGTCAGCTTGATGATGCATCTGAATTCTCCGCTACGCTAAAATCGGTATGCAATGCGCTCAAAAGTGAGGGTTATGGCCTGTTTCTGAACGTCCGTACTGACACATACCTGCTTACGCATGAAAGAGCGTTACAGGAGACATTACTACGCGGTCAGCTCTATAAAGCTGCAGGTGCTGACGGCCTTTTTGTTCCCTGCCTGACATCAGAGATAGACATTAGCATCATTGCTGAAGCCATTGATCTGCCTTTGAATGTCATGTGTATGCCAGATCTTCCGTCGTTCGGCAGGCTGAAACTGGCAGGGGTAAGCCGCATTTCAATGGGTAATTTTGTTCATTCGGCCCTTCAGTCTAAGCTGACTGATTTGATGTCTGCGATCCGCTCGCATCAGACGTTTGAAGGACTTTTTGTCGATGAAAGTGGTAAATAA
- a CDS encoding DUF5605 domain-containing protein produces the protein MLVSPQTLNVPQWGRAEFIFQVNADARHFTATWVTAIFRHQQEEKTVRGFYDDDGRFLIRFMPEREGSWTFTTTSNHPALHDQHGEVICIAAGEDATGPVRSAETWHFSYASGQPYYPFGTTAYVWNYQSEAVQEQTLASLAHSSFNKIRMCVFPKHYTYNFREPERFPFPGDITSGFDFTRFDCQFFRQLENQIDALKARGVEADLIIFHPYDRWGFAEMAEEVDQRYVSYLVARLASFSNVWWSLANEFDLLLKKPMSFWDNVFQQITAEDPYQHLISIHNWHNPPLHYTSNAHWYDQTQPWVSHASIQHHDLWFVPGWREDFGKPVVIDECRYEGDVDLGWGNITAHKMLDLTWQGVCRGGYVTHGESYLSDDDIIWWSHGGKLKGESSPRIGYLRQLLEEGEPKRLSPWLRKTDSHWDAAIGHMGDDYWLIWFGESQPGFKLLTMLPQGKEYHVDIIDAWQMETRRLPQTWRSGDRLPLPGKPGMALRITAVS, from the coding sequence ATGTTAGTTTCGCCACAAACGCTGAATGTTCCACAGTGGGGACGCGCTGAATTCATTTTTCAGGTCAATGCCGATGCCCGTCACTTCACCGCTACCTGGGTCACGGCCATCTTTCGCCACCAGCAGGAAGAGAAAACGGTACGGGGATTTTATGACGATGACGGGCGTTTCCTGATTCGCTTTATGCCTGAGCGCGAAGGCAGCTGGACTTTCACCACCACCAGTAACCATCCGGCCCTGCATGACCAGCACGGAGAAGTGATTTGCATAGCCGCTGGCGAGGATGCGACCGGGCCGGTGAGATCCGCTGAGACCTGGCATTTCAGCTATGCCAGCGGACAACCCTATTATCCCTTTGGTACCACGGCGTATGTCTGGAACTACCAGTCGGAAGCGGTACAGGAGCAGACGCTGGCGTCACTGGCACACTCGTCATTCAATAAAATCAGGATGTGTGTTTTCCCGAAACATTACACTTACAACTTCCGTGAACCGGAACGTTTTCCTTTTCCCGGCGACATCACATCCGGCTTTGATTTCACCCGTTTTGACTGCCAGTTTTTCCGGCAGCTGGAAAACCAGATCGATGCCCTGAAGGCCCGCGGCGTTGAGGCTGATCTGATTATCTTTCACCCGTACGACCGCTGGGGCTTCGCGGAAATGGCTGAGGAGGTGGATCAACGCTATGTCAGTTACCTGGTAGCGCGTCTGGCGAGTTTCAGCAATGTCTGGTGGTCACTGGCCAATGAATTCGACCTGCTGCTGAAAAAGCCGATGTCGTTCTGGGACAATGTCTTTCAGCAAATCACGGCAGAAGACCCGTATCAGCATCTGATCTCGATCCATAACTGGCACAACCCTCCCCTGCACTACACCAGTAATGCCCATTGGTATGATCAGACACAGCCGTGGGTCAGCCATGCCAGCATCCAGCATCACGACCTGTGGTTTGTACCCGGCTGGCGCGAAGACTTTGGTAAACCGGTGGTGATCGATGAATGCCGCTATGAGGGGGATGTTGATCTGGGATGGGGCAATATCACCGCGCACAAAATGCTCGACCTCACCTGGCAGGGTGTGTGCCGGGGAGGCTATGTCACCCATGGCGAAAGCTACCTCAGCGACGACGACATTATCTGGTGGTCACATGGTGGGAAACTGAAAGGAGAAAGCAGCCCGCGTATTGGTTATCTGCGGCAACTGCTGGAAGAAGGTGAGCCAAAACGCCTGTCGCCCTGGCTGAGAAAAACCGATTCGCACTGGGATGCTGCCATCGGCCATATGGGTGATGATTACTGGCTGATTTGGTTTGGTGAAAGCCAGCCGGGTTTCAAGTTACTGACGATGCTGCCGCAAGGTAAGGAATATCACGTGGATATCATCGACGCATGGCAGATGGAAACCCGGCGGCTGCCGCAAACCTGGCGCTCAGGCGATCGCCTGCCTTTGCCGGGTAAACCAGGCATGGCCTTGCGTATCACCGCCGTCAGTTAA
- a CDS encoding B3/4 domain-containing protein, which translates to MFTVSASIAPEVYGIAPGFRALSIYVQAAPVVSPQVGERALKAACEAVLAGVPDWAESHLAAWADVFQRFGAKPKRTPCSADALRKRVLRDGVMPALDPVVDLYNAVSLRYAVPVGGENISAYKGAPRLIVAEGTEPFDTVKEGEPAVEFPSPGEVVWCDDVGVTCRRWNWRQGIRTRLSVEAEHMWFVLESLPQMPLAQLHEAGKMLTDGLEEMMPGLQFEVVFICQ; encoded by the coding sequence GTGTTCACAGTCTCTGCGTCAATTGCCCCTGAAGTTTATGGTATTGCTCCCGGTTTTCGGGCGCTCAGTATTTATGTGCAGGCTGCGCCTGTAGTAAGCCCGCAGGTTGGGGAAAGAGCGCTGAAAGCCGCCTGTGAAGCGGTGCTGGCAGGTGTCCCCGATTGGGCAGAATCCCATCTGGCCGCATGGGCAGATGTATTCCAGAGGTTTGGTGCCAAACCAAAACGCACCCCCTGTTCTGCTGATGCGCTGCGTAAGCGTGTGCTTCGCGATGGTGTCATGCCAGCGCTCGACCCGGTTGTTGATCTTTATAATGCCGTCAGCCTACGGTATGCCGTTCCGGTGGGTGGCGAAAATATCTCTGCGTATAAGGGTGCCCCCCGCCTGATTGTGGCAGAAGGCACTGAACCTTTTGATACCGTAAAAGAAGGGGAACCGGCAGTGGAATTTCCTTCGCCAGGCGAAGTCGTCTGGTGTGATGATGTGGGTGTAACCTGTCGTCGATGGAACTGGCGGCAGGGGATCAGAACCCGCTTAAGTGTGGAAGCTGAACACATGTGGTTTGTTCTGGAAAGTCTGCCTCAGATGCCACTGGCGCAGCTTCATGAAGCCGGGAAAATGCTTACCGACGGCCTTGAAGAAATGATGCCAGGTCTGCAGTTTGAAGTCGTCTTCATCTGCCAGTAA
- a CDS encoding dihydrodipicolinate synthase family protein: MFTGLSAFPLTPVTASGIDEEGFCKILARLVAARVDSLGILGSTGSYAYLTREQRKRTATLARQLVGEIPMMVCVGAVSTDAVLHLAEDAQSAGADALLLPAVSYQSLRNEEVYALFETVTRHVSVPICVYDNPGTTHFTFTDELHGLLSSLKGVQSVKIPGVPDTPVAATARVDALRQNLRPGVTIGISGDAYAGLGLNAGCEVWYSVCGGLFPETAKQITQAAAVNDHGLVTALTARLDPLWALFRKHGGSIRVIAAAAGVLGLTDSDCLPRPLLPLSAGDIADIARVMTELDLK; the protein is encoded by the coding sequence ATGTTCACCGGTTTGTCTGCTTTCCCGTTAACCCCTGTCACCGCCAGCGGGATAGATGAAGAGGGATTCTGTAAGATTCTGGCCCGCCTGGTGGCAGCCCGCGTTGACTCTCTGGGCATTCTGGGTTCAACCGGCAGCTATGCCTATCTGACCAGGGAACAGCGCAAACGTACCGCAACCCTGGCCCGTCAGCTTGTCGGAGAAATCCCCATGATGGTTTGTGTGGGTGCCGTCAGTACCGATGCAGTTCTGCACCTGGCTGAAGATGCACAGTCCGCAGGCGCTGATGCACTGCTGCTTCCTGCGGTGAGTTACCAGTCACTGCGCAATGAAGAGGTTTATGCGCTTTTTGAGACGGTTACCCGACATGTTTCAGTACCGATTTGTGTTTATGACAACCCAGGCACCACACACTTCACATTTACAGATGAATTGCATGGATTGCTGTCGTCACTAAAGGGCGTTCAATCGGTTAAAATTCCGGGCGTACCGGATACGCCTGTTGCTGCCACTGCCCGAGTCGATGCATTGCGCCAAAATCTTCGTCCCGGCGTGACCATCGGCATCAGTGGCGACGCTTATGCCGGGCTGGGATTAAATGCCGGTTGTGAAGTCTGGTATTCCGTTTGTGGCGGTTTATTCCCGGAAACAGCCAAACAAATCACGCAGGCCGCGGCAGTGAACGACCATGGCCTCGTGACTGCCTTAACTGCCCGCCTGGACCCTTTATGGGCGCTGTTCCGTAAACATGGTGGCAGCATTCGCGTTATTGCCGCCGCAGCTGGCGTGCTTGGGCTAACCGACTCGGACTGTCTGCCTCGTCCCCTGTTGCCGCTATCAGCAGGAGATATCGCAGATATTGCCCGGGTGATGACCGAGCTGGACCTGAAATAA
- a CDS encoding bifunctional transcriptional activator/DNA repair enzyme AdaA produces the protein MKVVNNELCDVWYQALLERAPEYTGVFFVGVKTTGVFCISVCRARKPKRENVEFYKDAKSALAAGFRPCKVCRPAENAHSAPLFVEQALALVRHDIKSRISDADLRRHGISPERVRRWFLQHHGITFQAFQRMQRVNIALQELKSGRAATDVALDSGYESLSGFGYTYKRLTGAAPTQTTQVILIHRFTTTLGPMFVCTTDQGVCLLEFTDHRLLETEFRDIQRLLNAKIVTGENRHTRQTVKEISEYFAGTRQQFDLILDIQGSDFQRSVWQELRAIPYGQTSRYQDISLILNKPAAVRAVAAANAANRIAIVIPCHRIIGKDGGISRKEWLIEHERDNR, from the coding sequence ATGAAAGTGGTAAATAATGAGCTGTGTGATGTCTGGTATCAGGCATTACTTGAACGCGCTCCAGAATATACGGGGGTGTTTTTTGTTGGCGTCAAAACGACGGGCGTATTTTGCATCTCGGTATGCCGGGCGCGAAAGCCCAAACGTGAAAACGTTGAATTTTATAAAGATGCTAAATCTGCCCTGGCGGCTGGCTTTCGTCCCTGTAAAGTCTGTCGGCCAGCTGAAAATGCACACAGCGCGCCGTTATTTGTCGAACAGGCGCTTGCGCTGGTCAGGCACGATATCAAATCGCGCATATCCGACGCGGACCTGCGCAGACATGGGATCAGCCCGGAGCGGGTGCGACGCTGGTTCCTGCAACATCACGGCATCACTTTTCAGGCCTTTCAGCGAATGCAGCGGGTAAATATCGCCCTTCAGGAGCTGAAAAGTGGACGTGCGGCAACTGATGTCGCTCTGGATAGTGGCTACGAATCCTTAAGCGGGTTTGGTTATACCTACAAGCGGCTCACTGGCGCAGCCCCGACTCAGACCACGCAGGTCATTCTCATTCACCGGTTTACTACTACGCTGGGGCCTATGTTCGTCTGCACCACAGATCAGGGAGTCTGCCTGCTGGAGTTTACCGATCACCGGTTGTTAGAAACTGAGTTTCGCGACATCCAGCGTTTACTGAACGCCAAAATTGTCACCGGAGAAAACCGTCATACACGGCAGACAGTTAAAGAAATCAGCGAATATTTTGCCGGAACACGCCAGCAGTTTGATCTCATACTCGATATCCAGGGCAGTGATTTTCAACGATCCGTCTGGCAGGAACTGCGTGCTATTCCTTATGGACAGACCTCACGCTACCAGGATATTTCGCTGATCCTTAATAAACCCGCTGCTGTACGCGCAGTTGCCGCAGCTAATGCAGCAAACCGAATTGCGATTGTCATTCCATGCCACAGAATTATTGGTAAAGATGGCGGTATCTCACGCAAAGAGTGGCTTATCGAGCATGAACGAGATAACCGTTAG
- a CDS encoding helix-turn-helix domain-containing protein, with protein sequence MTKKVNLVTGAGADVSIVNEAVSLRIKQFRKQKKMSLDELSRRANVSKGMLVEIEGCKANPSIALLCRLAAAMGVSVADFVDVSTQPDVHIIADTEIPELWKGDKGGSARLLAGSGGPDMTELWLWEMQPGEKFESPGHSPGTLELLHVQSGTLTLCVKESLFQLKAGFSATARTDVPHFYENRGEITVNFIMTVNEKAS encoded by the coding sequence ATGACCAAAAAAGTCAATTTAGTGACCGGTGCCGGTGCAGATGTCAGCATCGTAAACGAAGCGGTATCGCTCCGGATTAAGCAGTTCCGAAAACAAAAAAAAATGTCTCTTGATGAGCTATCCCGACGCGCAAATGTCAGTAAGGGCATGCTGGTAGAGATTGAAGGGTGCAAAGCCAACCCCAGTATTGCGCTGTTATGCCGCCTTGCGGCTGCAATGGGGGTTTCAGTGGCAGATTTTGTTGATGTGAGCACTCAGCCTGACGTCCATATTATTGCTGATACGGAGATCCCTGAACTCTGGAAAGGGGACAAAGGTGGGAGCGCCAGGCTTCTTGCCGGCTCAGGTGGGCCTGATATGACCGAACTCTGGCTGTGGGAAATGCAGCCCGGCGAAAAGTTTGAATCACCGGGGCATTCCCCGGGAACGCTGGAGTTATTGCATGTACAGTCCGGGACGTTAACGCTGTGCGTGAAAGAGAGCCTGTTCCAGTTGAAGGCAGGATTCTCCGCTACAGCCAGAACTGATGTTCCGCATTTCTACGAAAACCGGGGAGAAATAACCGTGAACTTTATTATGACAGTCAATGAAAAAGCCTCATAA
- a CDS encoding cysteine hydrolase family protein — MTVIDTFDPAHSALLIMDYQRVILENYLSKDTATDVLAKTATLANAARKAGVKLIYVTVGFREGYPEISSRNTLFAAIREHGIFLTGAPESAIHQDVSPQPGETVIIKHRIGAFSFTDLDMILKAQGILTLIMAGLTTSGVVLSSVRQAFDLDYNLLVAADCCADADEGTHSFLINRILPQHAEVQTADELIKKMNPGMA; from the coding sequence ATGACTGTCATTGATACATTTGACCCTGCTCACAGTGCACTGCTGATAATGGATTATCAGCGTGTCATTCTGGAAAATTACCTGAGCAAAGATACTGCTACAGATGTACTGGCCAAAACTGCTACCCTGGCAAATGCAGCCCGAAAAGCTGGCGTTAAGTTGATTTACGTGACCGTTGGCTTTCGCGAGGGCTATCCAGAAATCAGCAGCAGAAATACTCTGTTTGCAGCCATCAGGGAACACGGGATTTTTTTAACAGGTGCTCCTGAAAGCGCCATCCATCAGGACGTTTCGCCACAGCCTGGCGAAACGGTCATCATCAAGCACCGTATTGGCGCCTTTAGTTTTACAGACCTGGACATGATCCTCAAAGCTCAGGGTATCCTCACGCTGATCATGGCTGGCCTGACAACCAGCGGCGTGGTGCTCAGCAGCGTCCGACAGGCATTTGATCTGGATTACAACCTGCTGGTTGCTGCCGACTGCTGTGCAGATGCCGACGAAGGCACCCATTCATTTCTTATTAACCGCATACTGCCGCAGCATGCTGAAGTGCAGACAGCAGACGAATTGATAAAGAAAATGAACCCCGGTATGGCCTGA
- a CDS encoding MFS transporter yields the protein MELQILKKTSLTERSYTIYLIFIACIGWSLASYDVNLLVLALPEMSKELQISEQMLGILGFFVYGAQFLITLVVGYSMDKVGRKLLWMICLCGTALFTGATYFVDNFWQLVLVRALASGLAYSELAVSITLVNEQLPSKNRGLLYSIVQGGWPLGVFFASAVYMAFGDLGWRTVFLLGTIPIAVVILGRVFIKESERFEQEKLTGSARNNPVKEILHSPVLRKRIATMSICWISYGISYVASNFYITWWLTQRKGFSGSQASELMLYCGFIGFFFYIIGGWLGERFGRKKVITFAALSVAPLSLILLFSESFWLVVAVYFLIFQVTNGIWASAGYVYQSESFPTRVRGTAIGFLSSMMVLGFVLGSLLWTLASSLHNASATWVIVAVMGSIGMWATLFLKEIKTGQDIDAEFDGQMG from the coding sequence ATGGAATTACAAATACTTAAGAAGACATCTTTAACTGAACGGTCCTACACCATTTATTTGATTTTCATCGCCTGTATTGGCTGGTCGCTGGCGTCTTATGACGTTAATTTGCTGGTGCTGGCGTTACCGGAGATGTCCAAAGAGTTACAGATATCCGAACAGATGCTCGGAATACTGGGCTTTTTTGTCTATGGCGCCCAGTTCCTGATTACTCTGGTCGTGGGTTACAGCATGGACAAAGTGGGCCGCAAGCTCCTCTGGATGATTTGTTTATGCGGCACGGCGCTATTTACCGGGGCAACGTACTTTGTCGATAATTTCTGGCAACTGGTGCTGGTCCGCGCGCTGGCGTCGGGGCTGGCTTATTCCGAACTGGCGGTGTCGATCACGCTGGTGAATGAACAGCTGCCGTCTAAAAATCGGGGATTGCTGTATTCCATCGTGCAGGGCGGCTGGCCATTAGGGGTTTTCTTTGCTTCTGCGGTGTATATGGCGTTTGGCGACCTGGGCTGGAGAACGGTGTTTCTACTGGGCACCATCCCGATTGCTGTGGTTATTCTGGGCCGTGTTTTTATTAAAGAATCAGAACGTTTTGAGCAGGAAAAATTAACCGGGAGCGCGAGAAACAATCCCGTGAAAGAGATTCTGCACTCCCCGGTACTGAGAAAGCGCATTGCCACCATGTCGATCTGCTGGATTTCTTACGGTATCAGCTATGTTGCCAGTAATTTTTATATCACCTGGTGGCTGACACAGCGCAAGGGATTTAGCGGCAGCCAGGCCAGCGAACTGATGTTGTATTGCGGCTTTATTGGCTTCTTTTTTTACATTATCGGTGGCTGGCTGGGTGAGCGCTTTGGTCGCAAAAAAGTCATCACCTTTGCCGCTTTGTCGGTTGCCCCTCTGAGCCTGATTTTGCTGTTCAGCGAAAGTTTCTGGCTGGTGGTCGCTGTCTATTTCCTGATTTTCCAGGTGACTAACGGTATCTGGGCATCAGCAGGTTACGTTTATCAAAGTGAAAGTTTCCCGACACGGGTACGAGGGACCGCCATCGGTTTTCTCTCTTCCATGATGGTGCTGGGATTCGTGCTGGGCAGCCTGCTGTGGACGCTGGCCAGCTCGCTGCACAATGCGTCTGCTACCTGGGTGATCGTGGCAGTGATGGGTTCCATTGGCATGTGGGCAACCCTGTTCCTGAAAGAAATCAAAACCGGCCAGGATATTGATGCTGAATTTGACGGTCAGATGGGGTGA
- a CDS encoding glycoside-pentoside-hexuronide (GPH):cation symporter, whose amino-acid sequence MQQVHKLTIREKICFGLGDSSANIFLGMTMMFLPYFYTDVLGISAGAMGLLFVVARLVDAVYDPIIGSVADRTPTRHGHYRPWLLWLAIPYGLSCLLVFIAPDFSPSGKLVYAYATYLFLILMYASTVVPYVALLASLTSDPQERLSANAWRFPLAKMSFLICSLTVPLFVAWYGKENEAEAYRVAMSMIALLATLFMLSCFFGTRERVTPIRQANPTSFMKQAKAALSARPVVIFYIFKITSSIAFVIKGSVTIYFVKYFLNRGDSFVSGLLSATAIAGIVAPMIALQLIKRKKLSALGSLKFAQMGGGLAALALFFVSPEQLWLAVGLLVVSVLFAEMGSIMAWALPSDCADYCERKTGIKMSGFIAAGTLFSMKVGLALAGGLVGLVLSLSGYHAGAAVAPQTMSAIIFLIAGVPAIFHGISLLLIMFFSLEDKSAASGTLPSAQPSVAHQIKEP is encoded by the coding sequence ATGCAACAGGTACATAAACTGACTATCAGAGAGAAGATTTGTTTTGGTCTCGGGGATTCCTCGGCCAACATCTTCCTGGGCATGACCATGATGTTCCTGCCCTACTTTTATACCGATGTCCTCGGTATCTCAGCCGGAGCAATGGGGCTGCTGTTTGTAGTGGCGCGACTGGTTGATGCCGTATACGACCCGATTATTGGCAGCGTTGCGGACCGCACCCCGACACGCCACGGCCATTACCGTCCCTGGCTTTTATGGCTGGCGATACCTTATGGCCTCTCCTGTCTGCTGGTGTTCATCGCCCCCGATTTCTCCCCCAGCGGCAAACTGGTCTATGCCTATGCTACGTATCTTTTCTTGATCCTGATGTATGCCTCAACCGTGGTGCCTTATGTGGCACTGCTGGCCTCGCTGACTTCCGATCCACAGGAACGTCTCAGTGCCAATGCCTGGCGCTTCCCGCTGGCAAAAATGTCCTTTCTCATCTGCTCGCTGACCGTGCCGCTTTTCGTGGCCTGGTACGGCAAAGAAAATGAGGCTGAAGCCTACAGGGTGGCGATGAGCATGATTGCCCTGCTGGCGACCCTGTTTATGCTGAGCTGCTTTTTTGGCACCAGAGAACGCGTCACGCCGATCAGACAGGCCAACCCCACCTCATTTATGAAACAGGCAAAGGCAGCACTCAGCGCCCGCCCGGTGGTGATTTTCTACATTTTCAAAATCACCAGCTCGATTGCCTTTGTGATCAAAGGCAGCGTCACCATCTATTTCGTCAAATATTTTCTCAACCGGGGCGACAGTTTTGTCTCGGGTTTGCTCTCCGCCACCGCCATCGCAGGCATCGTCGCGCCGATGATTGCGTTGCAGCTTATCAAGCGCAAAAAACTGTCAGCGCTGGGTTCGCTGAAATTTGCCCAGATGGGCGGCGGCCTGGCTGCGCTGGCACTGTTCTTTGTCAGCCCGGAGCAGCTATGGTTGGCTGTTGGCTTACTGGTGGTTTCAGTCCTGTTTGCTGAAATGGGATCGATCATGGCCTGGGCGCTGCCTTCCGATTGTGCTGACTACTGCGAACGCAAAACCGGCATCAAAATGTCCGGATTTATCGCCGCCGGGACGCTGTTTTCGATGAAAGTGGGGCTGGCGCTGGCGGGTGGTCTCGTCGGTCTGGTGCTCAGCCTGAGCGGTTATCACGCCGGTGCGGCAGTTGCGCCGCAGACCATGAGCGCCATTATTTTCCTGATTGCCGGAGTGCCCGCAATTTTCCACGGCATCAGCCTGCTGCTGATTATGTTCTTTTCCCTTGAGGACAAAAGTGCCGCGTCAGGAACGCTTCCATCCGCACAACCTTCCGTTGCTCATCAGATTAAGGAACCCTGA
- a CDS encoding GntR family transcriptional regulator, with protein sequence MSQQTDVENRLREMILNLDISPGERITERWAEAAFGASRTPVRAAFIRLANEGLLRREGRGWMTAPVEPEEIRQLFDYREALEVSALRMAEGKISQDQLQSLAGLLEIDNPSASKEELSRTGTEFHLALAGLAGNKFLTESLKDVLQQLSRARWLDSGSEQPAWEEHRVLVNVLKQDDFETASSLISAHIRSSRDRTINALTRNQRTLRARGVKLS encoded by the coding sequence ATGTCACAGCAGACAGATGTGGAAAATCGACTAAGAGAAATGATCCTGAATCTGGATATCAGCCCAGGCGAACGCATCACAGAACGATGGGCTGAAGCTGCTTTTGGCGCATCCAGAACGCCGGTCAGGGCCGCTTTTATCAGGCTGGCAAATGAAGGACTTCTGCGTCGTGAAGGGCGTGGCTGGATGACTGCGCCTGTCGAGCCGGAAGAAATTCGTCAGCTGTTTGATTATCGCGAAGCGCTGGAAGTATCTGCGTTGCGTATGGCAGAAGGAAAAATTTCTCAGGATCAGCTTCAGTCGCTTGCCGGGCTGCTTGAAATAGACAACCCGTCCGCGTCAAAAGAAGAATTGAGCCGTACCGGTACGGAGTTTCATCTTGCTCTGGCAGGTCTGGCCGGGAATAAATTTCTTACCGAAAGCCTTAAAGATGTTCTGCAGCAGCTGTCACGTGCGCGCTGGCTTGATAGTGGCAGCGAACAGCCAGCATGGGAAGAACATCGCGTTTTGGTAAATGTTCTGAAACAGGATGATTTCGAAACTGCCTCATCCCTCATCAGTGCACACATTCGTTCAAGCCGGGACAGAACGATCAATGCTCTGACCCGGAACCAGAGAACACTGCGCGCGCGCGGCGTGAAATTATCCTGA
- a CDS encoding MFS transporter yields MSESGNSYWQRNLIICMVGAFSTVFAMTLMLPFLPLFVEQLGVSGHAAIVQWSGVAYSATFLSAGLIAPVWGRLGDRYGRKAMLVRASLGMAIMVSLMGFATNIWHLLVLRLLVGLAGGYSSGATILIAVQVPAKRSGWALGMIASGVMAGNLAGPIAGGWLPPLIGIRTTFWLAGALIFMAFLLTLLLIREPVKSPGKATKTKTVSWAELPGKGAVICMLLTGLLLMLANMSIEPIITVFIRTLTSDTASVTHTAGLVMSAAALGSVLSASWLGRLADRIGHIRVITNALIVAGLLLIPQAFVTAGWQLIVLRFLMGIALGGLLPCIAAVIRSHVPEERIGGIMGYSLSAQFIGQFTGPLLGGFTGAHLGMRFVFLVTSLLMLAGAALNWRVLQRRKASPHK; encoded by the coding sequence ATGTCTGAATCGGGCAATTCGTACTGGCAACGAAATCTTATTATCTGCATGGTCGGTGCGTTTTCTACAGTATTCGCCATGACGCTGATGCTGCCTTTTCTGCCGCTTTTTGTTGAGCAGTTGGGTGTATCCGGACACGCAGCTATTGTTCAATGGTCCGGCGTGGCTTATAGCGCAACGTTCCTGTCCGCAGGCCTCATTGCACCCGTCTGGGGGCGTCTGGGCGATCGCTATGGCCGTAAAGCCATGCTGGTCAGAGCCAGCCTCGGGATGGCAATTATGGTTTCACTGATGGGGTTTGCCACCAATATCTGGCATCTGCTGGTCCTTCGGCTTCTGGTAGGACTGGCGGGAGGATACTCTTCCGGAGCCACAATTCTTATTGCGGTTCAGGTTCCTGCAAAACGTTCCGGATGGGCGCTGGGGATGATTGCTTCCGGCGTTATGGCGGGCAATCTGGCCGGACCGATTGCAGGCGGCTGGCTTCCGCCGCTTATCGGGATCCGCACGACCTTCTGGCTTGCTGGTGCGCTTATTTTCATGGCGTTTCTGCTTACGCTGTTGCTTATCCGGGAACCGGTTAAATCCCCTGGCAAAGCAACAAAAACAAAAACCGTAAGCTGGGCAGAACTTCCCGGCAAGGGGGCCGTCATTTGCATGCTGCTAACGGGCCTGCTTCTGATGCTGGCAAACATGTCGATTGAACCCATTATCACCGTTTTTATTCGCACCCTGACGTCAGATACCGCTTCGGTGACCCATACCGCAGGGCTTGTTATGTCTGCCGCCGCGCTTGGCAGCGTTTTATCTGCCAGCTGGCTGGGACGGCTGGCAGACCGAATCGGGCATATCAGAGTGATAACCAATGCCCTGATAGTTGCAGGATTACTGCTGATACCGCAGGCATTTGTGACAGCAGGCTGGCAGCTTATCGTTCTGCGTTTCCTCATGGGGATCGCACTGGGTGGGCTGCTTCCCTGCATCGCCGCTGTTATCCGCAGCCACGTACCTGAAGAGCGCATCGGAGGAATAATGGGGTACTCCCTTTCTGCCCAGTTTATCGGGCAGTTTACCGGTCCGCTGCTTGGCGGGTTTACAGGTGCCCATCTCGGCATGCGTTTTGTGTTCCTGGTAACCAGCCTGCTTATGCTGGCCGGTGCCGCACTCAACTGGCGCGTTCTCCAGAGACGTAAAGCCAGCCCGCATAAATAA